A stretch of Mauremys reevesii isolate NIE-2019 linkage group 25, ASM1616193v1, whole genome shotgun sequence DNA encodes these proteins:
- the RAB3D gene encoding ras-related protein Rab-3D → MASANDTRQAQKDAADQNFDYMFKLLIIGNSSVGKTSFLFRYADDSFTSAFVSTVGIDFKVKTVYRNEKRVKLQIWDTAGQERYRTITTAYYRGAMGFLLMYDIANQDSFNAVQDWATQIKTYSWDNAQVILVGNKCDLEDDRVVATEDGKRLADELGFEFFEASAKDNINVKQVFERLVDIICEKMNESLDTNTTLVGNSKNGALTETPPPQSSSCSC, encoded by the exons atGGCCTCCGCCAACGACACCCGGCAGGCCCAGAAAGATGCCGCCGACCAGAACTTCGACTACATGTTCAAGCTGCTGATCATCGGGAACAGCAGCGTGGGGAAGACGTCCTTCCTGTTCCGCTACGCCGACGACTCCTTCACCTCGGCCTTCGTCAGCACCGTGGGCATCGACTTCAAGGTCAAGACGGTCTACAGGAACGAGAAGCGGGTCAAGCTGCAGATCTGG GACACCGCAGGGCAGGAGAGATACCGGACGATCACGACGGCTTATTACCGAGGAGCCATGGGCTTTCTGTTGATGTACGACATCGCCAACCAGGATTCCTTCAACGCCGTGCAGGACTG GGCGACCCAGATCAAGACCTACTCATGGGATAACGCCCAGGTGATCCTGGTGGGGAACAAGTGTGACCTGGAAGATGACCGAGTGGTGGCCACGGAGGATGGCAAGAGGCTGGCAGATGAGCTAG ggtttgaatTCTTCGAAGCCAGCGCCAAGGACAACATCAACGTCAAGCAGGTCTTTGAGCGCCTGGTGGACATTATCTGCGAGAAGATGAACGAGAGCCTGGACACCAACACCACCCTCGTCGGCAACAGCAAGAACGGGGCCCTGACTGAGACTCCACCCCCACagtccagcagctgctcctgctaG